The Chitinivibrionales bacterium DNA segment ACAATGGTTATTTTTTTATGACGGGCCATATTGGTCTGCCTGCCGGCAATTTCCTTGTTCATACGGCTGTTCTGCCCGGCAAGATAGGTATTGCAACTGCTTATATATACCGCGGCGGCTTTATCCATCGACTCCCTGTCATGAGCAAGATTACTGTTTATCTCAACGGTTTTGTCCATCAGCCTTTTATATTTTTCAACAGCTCCATTTGCTGTTTCGAGGTGTCCTTTCAATGCTTCCAGATGTACCGCCCTTTTTTGCAGTTCCCCGGCGCTGCTTATGGCCGATTCGACCGCCTTTATTTCATTTTTTGCATCGGTATAATAGGTATCTTCCTCTGATAAACCATATCCCCGCATCGCATACATGACTCTATTGGCAGCCCCCCGCAACTTTACGGCGATATCAACTTCAGGAACATATTCTTTCGCAAGGATTTCCGATTTGGCCTTAACCGAATTCATATTGAAAATCGCAAGCCCACCCAAAACGACAATAATCAGAATAAGAGAACCGAATCCAACAGCAATCTTAACAGAAAGCTTCATGTTATTAAACATTCACACCTCCTCAACAAAAAAGTTTACATTATTACCGCCCCGGTAACAAAAACAGACAAATGCATTTACGGAATTCTACAACCGCCGCTACAATTCTTCATTAGTCCAGTTTCATTCTCCGGAAACTTCTACAAAC contains these protein-coding regions:
- a CDS encoding methyl-accepting chemotaxis protein, with translation MFNNMKLSVKIAVGFGSLILIIVVLGGLAIFNMNSVKAKSEILAKEYVPEVDIAVKLRGAANRVMYAMRGYGLSEEDTYYTDAKNEIKAVESAISSAGELQKRAVHLEALKGHLETANGAVEKYKRLMDKTVEINSNLAHDRESMDKAAAVYISSCNTYLAGQNSRMNKEIAGRQTNMARHKKITIV